One part of the Acidobacteriota bacterium genome encodes these proteins:
- a CDS encoding class I SAM-dependent methyltransferase — translation MHLKALRQLRCPFCGTRFTVVSNRALLVEAESIVEGVIWCECSAFPVVAGIPVVIADDATRDAMHALEAGHRTRALWMLLGLSDDAARTEAFRRLTDPERAPTYRELLPILSRDAEADCFLYRFSDPTFLTAEALLDAIAHDRPSRGRALDICGGSGHLTRVLMRQPGNEGVVLADLVFWKLWLASRITTPGCVAVCCDANSPLPFDDAQFDTVLLSDAFPYIWQKRMLAREMQRVASPDGVIVLPHLHNALGENYTAGDGLTPAAYRDLFLPFKPRLFDDRPMVDSVVDRRIVDLTADVEPGELAETPSVTLVASRTAGVFRRRSVPDQLDVCGTLRINPLYRAEPAGDNRLRLTLRFPTPEYEDEFRLLKRYLPLETTVDANLGGRIGPKTFGDDYARLRRSRVLLDVPQNYC, via the coding sequence ATGCACCTGAAGGCGCTTCGGCAACTTCGCTGTCCGTTCTGCGGGACGCGGTTCACGGTCGTCTCGAACCGCGCCCTCCTGGTGGAGGCGGAGAGCATCGTGGAGGGCGTCATCTGGTGCGAATGCAGCGCATTTCCGGTGGTTGCCGGCATACCCGTGGTGATCGCGGACGATGCGACCCGAGACGCCATGCACGCGCTGGAGGCAGGGCACCGCACCCGGGCGCTATGGATGCTGCTCGGCCTTTCGGACGACGCGGCGCGGACGGAAGCGTTCCGCCGCCTGACGGACCCCGAACGGGCGCCGACCTACCGCGAACTGCTCCCGATCCTGTCGCGCGATGCGGAAGCGGACTGTTTTCTTTATCGTTTTTCCGACCCGACATTCCTGACCGCCGAAGCCCTCCTGGACGCCATCGCGCACGACCGCCCATCGCGCGGCCGGGCCCTCGACATCTGCGGCGGATCCGGTCATCTGACACGGGTTCTGATGCGGCAGCCGGGCAACGAAGGCGTTGTCCTAGCGGATCTCGTCTTCTGGAAACTCTGGCTCGCTTCCCGGATCACGACGCCCGGATGCGTGGCTGTCTGCTGCGACGCAAACAGCCCCCTGCCGTTCGACGACGCACAGTTCGATACCGTCCTCCTGAGCGACGCGTTCCCCTACATCTGGCAGAAACGGATGCTGGCGCGCGAGATGCAGCGAGTGGCGTCGCCCGACGGGGTTATCGTCCTGCCCCACCTCCACAACGCGCTGGGCGAGAACTACACTGCTGGTGACGGCCTGACGCCCGCGGCGTATCGCGACCTCTTCCTGCCGTTCAAACCACGATTGTTCGACGACCGGCCGATGGTGGACAGCGTCGTCGACCGTCGAATTGTCGATCTGACCGCCGATGTGGAGCCCGGCGAGCTGGCCGAGACGCCGTCGGTCACGCTGGTCGCCAGCCGCACCGCTGGCGTTTTCCGCCGCCGTAGCGTGCCCGATCAGCTTGACGTATGCGGCACATTGAGAATCAACCCGCTCTACCGGGCGGAACCGGCCGGTGACAACCGCCTGCGCTTGACGCTCCGGTTCCCGACGCCCGAGTACGAGGACGAGTTCAGACTCTTGAAGCGCTACCTGCCGCTGGAGACTACCGTGGACGCCAACCTCGGCGGACGCATCGGCCCGAAGACATTCGGCGACGACTACGCCCGTCTCCGTCGAAGCCGCGTGCTGCTCGACGTTCCCCAGAACTACTGCTAG
- a CDS encoding type II toxin-antitoxin system VapC family toxin produces the protein MRVLFDTSVLVPAVVDQLANHEAALEALLRYTAPPHRGFCSTHALAECYATLTALPLARRVLPNEARMLIEETICVRVTAVPLTADDYSAALRRAAEPGLASGAVYDALHVCCAERTSADRILTYNLGDFERCQPRGIVVTAP, from the coding sequence GTGCGCGTGCTCTTCGACACGTCGGTGCTGGTGCCGGCGGTCGTCGACCAGCTCGCCAACCACGAAGCGGCGCTCGAGGCTCTGCTGCGCTACACGGCGCCGCCCCACAGGGGATTCTGCTCGACGCATGCGCTGGCCGAATGCTATGCGACACTGACTGCGCTACCGCTGGCCCGCCGCGTTCTGCCCAATGAGGCCCGCATGCTCATTGAGGAGACGATCTGCGTAAGAGTGACGGCGGTACCGCTCACCGCGGATGACTACAGCGCAGCTCTCCGCCGTGCAGCGGAGCCGGGCCTGGCGAGCGGCGCGGTCTACGACGCACTGCACGTCTGTTGCGCCGAGAGAACGTCAGCAGATCGCATCCTCACGTACAACCTGGGGGATTTCGAGCGGTGTCAGCCGCGCGGAATCGTCGTCACGGCGCCTTGA
- a CDS encoding AbrB/MazE/SpoVT family DNA-binding domain-containing protein codes for MVITIDSAGRVVVPKPFREQLNLLAGTALEIDLDGECLQLRKVDSAPALVTKKGVLVHHGGTRATVDVAAFIRAERDARSRRTIREGRR; via the coding sequence ATGGTAATTACCATTGACTCCGCCGGGCGCGTCGTCGTCCCAAAGCCATTCCGCGAGCAGTTGAACCTGTTGGCCGGCACCGCGCTGGAGATCGATCTGGACGGAGAATGCCTGCAGTTGCGCAAGGTCGACTCCGCGCCGGCGCTTGTGACCAAGAAAGGGGTTCTGGTCCATCATGGTGGGACGCGCGCGACTGTCGACGTCGCGGCATTCATTCGCGCGGAGAGAGACGCGCGGAGCCGGCGGACCATAAGGGAAGGCCGCCGGTAG
- a CDS encoding sulfatase-like hydrolase/transferase: MSILGESPDGYNGRSATGTLPPWRQAREQPGWRVRLADAVVDHRPFSGADGQRQGAVVERHGPAAAGAVLLAGAHVRRQSVVPGDRRHSRRPRFFPRRADRRDAGRCCPHGRVPGSSDRLAGLGHDPQFSFRERSDLHRRLSHERLRTPGDRQSACPGRRWPGPAVQRDAVEGRRVAWIALVVSLVLLNLSVTFEHVWPTLSVRPAATLSVELAIVALGLIGWQWRGRTASRRLLRTLAAVWMLLIAGRYVGVTTEGLYGRDVNLYWDVQHMPSVGAMFTRVAESWAVAAGVAVVIGAPLVLYLASRVCLGRLARAAGDPSMRRWLGAAAGLALTLWGAEQAIGWRVADRLHFADPVAPAYAREAYEVAYEASGAGLEALGPPPSIESDLTRVAGADVFVIFMESYGAVSWEVPTLVEPLAAGRSQLAENIEATGRRVVSALVESPTFGGESWLAHLSLLSGTEVRDNRTNARLLAQERDTLVTLFQRGGYHAVALVPGMLVAWPEGAFYGYDDVYDYDRLGYKGPPFGWWSVTDQYALAMLDRHEIAPATRTPRFVFFSTISTHAPFTPAPPYQADWKRVLTPRPYDADVLDRAWSEQPDWMNLGPSYVQALRYAYATIGGYLKLRADRDLVLILVGDHQPPSLVSGAGASWNVPVHVIAGRSALLQRLESRRFRAGLDPGAATVATMHGLLPILLDAFGEG; encoded by the coding sequence ATGTCGATTCTGGGCGAAAGTCCTGACGGTTACAATGGGCGTAGTGCCACAGGGACTCTACCGCCTTGGAGGCAGGCGCGAGAGCAGCCAGGCTGGCGCGTTCGGCTTGCGGACGCTGTCGTTGATCATCGGCCTTTTTCTGGTGCTGATGGGCAACGACAAGGTGCCGTGGTTGAGCGACACGGGCCCGCTGCTGCAGGAGCTGTCCTTCTGGCGGGAGCTCACGTCCGGCGCCAGTCTGTGGTACCTGGAGACCGTCGCCATTCCCGGCGCCCCCGTTTTTTCCCGCGTCGTGCCGATCGCCGAGATGCTGGCCGGTGCTGCCCTCATGGTCGGGTTCCGGGTTCGTCTGACCGCCTTGCTGGCCTTGGCCATGATCCTCAATTTTCATTTCGCGAGCGGTCTGATCTTCACCGCCGGCTATCTCACGAACGGCTACGGACCCCCGGTGATCGGCAGTCTGCTTGCCCTGGCCGTCGGTGGCCGGGGCCTGCCGTACAGCGTGACGCGGTAGAAGGGCGCCGGGTGGCCTGGATCGCGCTGGTCGTCTCGCTCGTCCTGCTCAATCTCTCCGTGACGTTCGAGCATGTCTGGCCGACGCTGTCGGTCCGTCCGGCCGCCACGCTGTCGGTCGAGCTGGCGATCGTCGCGCTTGGCCTGATCGGGTGGCAATGGCGGGGACGAACAGCATCCCGGCGCCTGCTGCGAACGCTGGCGGCCGTCTGGATGCTGCTCATCGCAGGCCGTTACGTCGGCGTCACGACCGAGGGGCTGTACGGGCGGGACGTCAACCTCTACTGGGACGTCCAACACATGCCGAGCGTCGGTGCGATGTTCACGCGAGTGGCGGAGTCGTGGGCGGTCGCGGCCGGAGTCGCGGTGGTGATCGGAGCGCCGCTGGTGCTGTACCTGGCGTCGCGCGTGTGCCTGGGACGTCTGGCGCGCGCCGCCGGCGATCCGTCGATGCGGCGCTGGCTCGGTGCCGCGGCTGGCTTGGCCCTGACGCTCTGGGGGGCGGAGCAGGCGATCGGCTGGCGCGTGGCGGACCGGCTCCACTTCGCCGATCCCGTGGCCCCGGCGTATGCCCGCGAGGCATACGAAGTGGCTTACGAAGCGAGTGGCGCGGGTCTCGAGGCGCTCGGTCCGCCGCCGTCAATCGAGTCCGACCTCACGCGGGTAGCCGGCGCGGACGTTTTCGTGATCTTCATGGAATCGTACGGTGCGGTCAGTTGGGAAGTCCCGACGCTGGTGGAGCCACTCGCCGCCGGCCGCAGCCAGTTGGCCGAGAACATCGAGGCGACCGGCCGCCGGGTCGTTTCGGCCTTGGTCGAGTCGCCGACGTTCGGCGGGGAGTCGTGGCTCGCGCACCTCAGCCTGCTCTCCGGCACCGAGGTGCGCGACAACCGGACGAACGCACGGCTGCTTGCCCAGGAGCGCGATACGCTCGTGACGCTCTTTCAGCGCGGCGGCTATCACGCGGTAGCGCTGGTCCCCGGGATGCTCGTCGCCTGGCCGGAGGGGGCGTTTTACGGTTACGACGACGTGTACGACTACGACCGTCTTGGCTACAAGGGGCCCCCGTTCGGGTGGTGGTCGGTCACGGACCAGTACGCGCTCGCCATGCTCGATCGCCACGAGATCGCGCCTGCCACGCGCACGCCACGTTTTGTTTTCTTTTCGACCATAAGCACCCACGCTCCGTTCACGCCGGCCCCGCCCTATCAGGCGGACTGGAAGCGTGTGTTGACACCGCGGCCGTACGACGCCGACGTGCTCGACCGCGCGTGGTCGGAGCAGCCCGACTGGATGAACCTGGGACCGAGCTACGTGCAGGCGCTCCGATACGCCTACGCCACGATCGGCGGTTACCTCAAGTTGCGCGCCGATCGCGACCTGGTCCTGATCCTGGTGGGGGACCACCAGCCTCCGTCGCTGGTGAGCGGGGCCGGCGCGTCGTGGAACGTCCCGGTCCACGTGATTGCCGGACGGAGCGCGCTGCTTCAGCGTCTTGAGAGCCGCCGCTTCCGTGCCGGCCTCGACCCGGGCGCGGCGACCGTCGCGACCATGCACGGCCTGCTGCCCATCCTGCTCGACGCCTTCGGCGAAGGATGA
- a CDS encoding FkbM family methyltransferase produces MASLASRLHRTWGMGRSLVVYHGIPGRQRRLRRLYRCFVKPGQLAFDLGAHVGNRTRALRALGCRVVAVEPQPDCARLLRSCFDDSDRRKRGRRVHTHPAIGHVAVLEMAVGASSGPVSLAISERHPTLTTTSAAWLETRGADPLFARIRWNRHTTVEATTLDLLIQRFGLPSFVKIDVEGSESEVLAGLTQPVPGLSFEFLPSALADVRLCVKRLEALGRYGYNWSSGESYKLASADWLTGKELMDALESADAQRRSGDVYAVLGDR; encoded by the coding sequence ATGGCCTCTCTCGCCAGCCGCCTCCACCGGACGTGGGGCATGGGACGCTCGCTGGTCGTCTACCACGGAATTCCGGGACGCCAGCGGCGGTTGCGCCGGCTCTACCGATGTTTCGTCAAACCCGGCCAACTGGCGTTCGACCTCGGCGCCCATGTCGGCAATCGGACCCGTGCTCTGCGCGCCCTCGGGTGCCGCGTGGTTGCCGTCGAACCGCAGCCCGACTGCGCCCGGCTGCTCCGGTCGTGCTTCGACGATTCGGATCGGCGCAAGCGCGGCCGAAGAGTGCACACGCATCCCGCGATCGGCCATGTCGCAGTCCTCGAGATGGCGGTCGGCGCCTCCTCGGGGCCGGTGTCGCTGGCGATCAGCGAACGTCATCCCACCCTCACGACCACGTCGGCGGCCTGGCTGGAGACTCGGGGAGCCGATCCGCTGTTTGCGCGAATCCGCTGGAACAGACACACCACGGTAGAAGCGACGACACTCGATCTCCTGATTCAGAGGTTCGGCCTCCCCTCCTTCGTGAAGATCGACGTGGAGGGATCGGAATCGGAAGTCCTGGCGGGGCTCACGCAGCCGGTCCCCGGCCTCTCGTTCGAGTTTCTTCCCTCCGCGCTGGCCGACGTCCGGCTCTGCGTCAAGCGCCTGGAAGCGCTCGGACGCTATGGCTACAACTGGTCGTCCGGCGAGTCGTACAAGCTGGCGTCGGCCGACTGGCTGACCGGCAAGGAACTGATGGACGCGCTCGAGAGCGCCGACGCCCAGCGCCGCTCGGGCGACGTCTACGCCGTCCTGGGAGATCGGTGA